In Alteromonas mediterranea DE, a single genomic region encodes these proteins:
- a CDS encoding alpha-amylase family glycosyl hydrolase codes for MSYAADSGVCLDRILASTDLSALTKKDAATFTRRLKAHFPRLFEKYTFVYGHQYDCYFHLQKLVELLRDGLKSRKPALKALDSQRLKTPLWYRDEEQVGMACYVDLMGPTLNDLHEKIPYFKALGVTYVHLMPLYDAPKGDSDGGYAVSDYRKVNPSLGTVKDLEKLTAALQKEGINVVLDFVFNHTSDEHAWAKAALSGDKQYQDYYYLFDDRSIPDQYEHTLREIFPQVRRGSFTFNEAMEKWVWTTFNSFQWDLNYSNPEVFNAITSEMLFLANLGCAALRLDALAFIWKEMGTNCENQEKAHVLIQAFNCCLQIVAPAVVFKSEAIVHPDEVLKYIDKDECQLSYNPLLMALLWNSLATRKTRLLTNSMKKSFAISDDCTWVNYVRCHDDIGWTFDDAVASELGINSFDHRYFLNQFYTGRFEGSFANGVPFAENPSNGDCRVCGSLASLCGLEGAIEANDPQAIDEAVKRMLLLYGITFSIGGIPLLYSSDEIAKLNDYSYRLDETKSHDDRWVNRIAVHSEDTALALGTTTPENEAQTASLQVFEGLKQMIAIRKQHAIFGQSKTHILDTDNQHCFAFLRENTEGQKLLVICNFSEHPQSLHRSLLATLKQSASKDLLTDETVDMESSPLELAPYQQMWLQPV; via the coding sequence ATGAGCTATGCTGCTGACAGTGGTGTATGTTTAGACCGCATCTTGGCATCGACCGATTTATCTGCGCTGACAAAGAAAGATGCGGCTACGTTTACGCGACGTTTGAAGGCCCACTTCCCTCGCCTTTTCGAGAAGTATACTTTTGTTTATGGCCATCAGTACGACTGCTATTTTCATTTACAAAAGCTTGTCGAATTATTAAGAGACGGGCTAAAAAGTCGAAAGCCTGCGCTTAAGGCGCTAGACAGTCAGCGTTTAAAAACGCCCTTGTGGTATCGCGATGAAGAGCAAGTAGGCATGGCCTGTTATGTCGACTTAATGGGCCCCACGCTAAACGACCTGCATGAGAAAATTCCATACTTCAAAGCGCTCGGTGTAACCTACGTACATCTAATGCCTTTGTACGATGCGCCTAAAGGTGACAGTGATGGCGGCTATGCGGTGTCGGATTATCGCAAAGTAAACCCAAGTCTCGGTACGGTTAAAGATTTAGAGAAGCTTACCGCGGCCCTTCAAAAAGAAGGGATTAACGTGGTACTAGATTTTGTGTTTAACCACACGTCAGACGAACACGCCTGGGCGAAAGCAGCACTATCTGGCGATAAGCAGTATCAAGACTACTACTACCTGTTCGACGACAGAAGCATCCCCGACCAGTACGAACACACCTTAAGAGAAATTTTCCCTCAGGTGAGAAGAGGCAGCTTTACTTTCAATGAGGCAATGGAAAAGTGGGTGTGGACAACGTTTAACAGCTTTCAATGGGACTTAAATTACAGTAATCCTGAAGTGTTCAATGCCATCACATCGGAAATGCTTTTTCTTGCGAATTTAGGGTGTGCCGCCTTACGTTTAGATGCTTTGGCGTTTATTTGGAAAGAGATGGGCACTAACTGTGAAAACCAAGAAAAAGCGCACGTGCTTATTCAAGCGTTTAACTGCTGTTTGCAAATTGTAGCACCGGCCGTGGTATTTAAGTCGGAAGCCATTGTTCATCCCGACGAGGTACTTAAGTACATTGATAAAGACGAGTGTCAACTGTCCTATAACCCGTTATTAATGGCTTTGCTTTGGAACTCGCTGGCAACGCGTAAAACGCGTTTGCTTACAAATTCAATGAAGAAGAGTTTTGCTATTTCAGATGACTGCACCTGGGTTAACTATGTGCGTTGTCATGACGATATTGGATGGACATTCGATGACGCAGTGGCTAGCGAATTAGGTATAAACTCCTTTGACCACCGCTACTTCCTCAATCAGTTTTACACAGGCCGGTTTGAAGGCAGCTTTGCTAACGGTGTGCCTTTCGCAGAAAACCCGTCAAACGGCGACTGCCGGGTTTGTGGCTCGTTAGCATCGCTATGTGGTTTAGAAGGGGCGATAGAAGCCAACGACCCACAGGCTATTGACGAGGCAGTAAAGCGGATGCTGTTACTTTACGGTATTACGTTCAGTATTGGTGGTATTCCATTGCTTTACTCAAGTGATGAAATTGCAAAGCTTAACGATTACAGCTACCGACTCGACGAGACGAAAAGTCACGATGACAGATGGGTAAATCGCATTGCCGTTCATAGCGAAGATACAGCCTTAGCTTTAGGCACAACGACGCCTGAGAACGAAGCTCAAACTGCTAGCCTTCAAGTGTTTGAAGGGCTGAAGCAAATGATTGCTATACGCAAGCAACATGCTATTTTCGGCCAGTCAAAAACGCACATATTAGATACGGATAATCAACATTGTTTTGCGTTTTTACGAGAAAATACAGAAGGACAAAAGCTACTTGTCATCTGTAATTTCAGTGAACATCCACAATCGTTGCACCGCAGCCTTTTGGCAACACTTAAACAATCAGCAAGTAAAGACTTGCTAACTGACGAGACCGTTGATATGGAGTCTTCACCGCTCGAACTCGCACCTTATCAACAAATGTGGTTGCAGCCTGTCTAA
- the folE gene encoding GTP cyclohydrolase I FolE: MLAKEAVIVRDALDPSISEPAQRVREALEAKGLETPMVANGLSDEQKRKRIESAMRDVMDTLGLDLTDDSLCDTPTRIAKMYVNEIFGGLDYRRFPKITAIENKMQIDQPVQVSDISLTSTCEHHFVTIDGTATVSYIPKNTVIGLSKINRLVGFFAQRPQVQERLTQQVLVALQTLTNTDDVAVSINATHYCVKARGIRDTNSYTKTSALGGRFLTESELKREFFR, from the coding sequence ATGTTAGCAAAAGAAGCGGTAATTGTGCGCGATGCACTAGACCCCTCTATATCAGAGCCAGCGCAACGTGTACGAGAAGCATTAGAAGCCAAAGGTTTAGAAACCCCAATGGTTGCCAACGGCCTTTCAGACGAGCAAAAACGTAAGCGCATAGAAAGTGCTATGCGTGATGTAATGGACACGCTTGGCCTTGATTTAACGGACGACAGCTTATGTGATACACCAACGCGCATAGCGAAAATGTACGTTAATGAGATCTTTGGCGGGTTGGATTATCGCAGATTTCCTAAGATCACGGCAATTGAAAACAAAATGCAGATCGACCAGCCTGTACAGGTCTCTGACATTAGCCTTACAAGCACGTGCGAGCATCACTTTGTAACTATCGATGGTACGGCCACGGTATCTTATATTCCGAAAAACACGGTTATTGGCCTTTCGAAAATAAATCGGTTAGTGGGTTTCTTTGCTCAGCGTCCTCAGGTGCAAGAACGCTTAACACAGCAAGTGTTAGTAGCATTGCAGACATTGACGAATACCGACGATGTGGCCGTAAGTATTAATGCGACCCACTATTGCGTGAAAGCGAGAGGGATCCGTGATACCAATTCATATACCAAAACGTCTGCATTAGGTGGCCGCTTCTTAACGGAAAGTGAACTTAAACGAGAGTTTTTCCGTTAA